Genomic DNA from Candidatus Margulisiibacteriota bacterium:
AAAAAATGAAAAATAAAATTATATGGTCTCAATACCTATCCAGGTATTCGTAGGTTTCTTATAGCGCCCTTCTCCAGCCCAGTAAAATCGAGGCTTTCTGATAGCAATTTTCAGGCACTTTATTTTTACATCATATTTCTTCTTAAAGGAAGCGGTTTTAATACAAGTTTTTACCATCACTACAACACTTTCAGGCACATTGTCCGTTTCCTTGCTTTTTCAATTACGCGATATATCATAAAAAACGCGATCAATTAAGTTCATTATAAGCATTACTATAATGATTTATCCAAATCTGAACTAATAACATTCCGCAAAATAATTGCGTTATTTAACTTTTCTGTCATACAACAAAACTCCATCTTTTAATGCCTGAAAAACAACCGAATGTTTATCCTTACTTTTTTCTTGTATTTCTTGAGGAGTATATACAAGAATATCTAAAGGATATGGAAATCCCCTTAAAAATCGCCTTGCTCCTGATATCCTTGAAATAATATCCGAATCAGTAACTTTTTCGATTAAAATATCAATATCACTGTTGTCGGTGTCTTGATTTCTCGAAAAAGAGCCGAATACATATATTCGTTCCGGCGACAGTCCCGCAACAATTTTTTCTCTAATAATCTGATATAATCTATTCTTTACTTCTAAAGATAACATTATTTCTCCAAAATTATTTATATAAATATTCTATCACGATTTACTAAAATATATATACTTCCTGATCCTCAGTAACTCCCTCCATGCCCAACACTTCAATTTTTTCAAAGCAGGAATTGCACACTTTATAAAATCTCACATTGTCTCCCAGCTCGATATTGATTTCCATCATAATCCGCATTTTAAGCGTCTCAATCTGCGGATTATCCAGATGGCACTCAAATACCGACTTCTGCACCCGGTGACCAAAGGCTTTCATCACCTTAGCAACACGATATATGCGCCTTCCCATCTCACGCCTGGTAGGTGCCTGCACAATATCAAAAGTTACAATAACAAACATACCGATATACCTGCCGAATTCATCTCTCATTGTTGTATAAACGGAGTATAGGGTTCTCCGGTTCTGATATATCGAACCAGTGATCTAGCCTGCATCTCCAGTACCCGCCTGTAGCTAATATTATCCCCTTTATAAAGGACCTGCGTCGACAGCCTTTTTTCGAACCGTTCCACCACCTTGCGGCGTAGATCAGTATTAATCAGCACTGGTTTATCTTCGGTATCACCTTCGTAAAAATCATCCTCATCAATCATACTGTGATTAATGAGATCAATTATTACCTGATCGGCAAAAAGTGCCCGGAACTCTTCCATGAGGTCCAGTGGCAAGGCTGGGCGGTTGTCAGTATATTCGTGAAGATACCCGATGGCCGGGTCAAGTCCGGTAATAGAAACTGCAGTATAAACACTATACATCAGCAACGTATAAATAAAACTCAGCAGCGAATTGAGCGGGTCTTTCGGAGGTCTGCGATTTCGCCCGCTAAAACCGAACCGGTTCTTGAGCAACAGCGGTATTATGCTAAAATACATAGCCGCCGCCGACCCTTCACAGCCCCTAATACTCTCTAAATTATCTTTTTCTTCAAGAGTGCCAATGATGGCATACATTCTTTTAATACCCTCAGCCACTTCAGGTATCTTCCGTTCACGATTAAGATTTTTAAGAATATACAAACTATTAAGGATTTTTCCTTTAACACATGCTTTGGCAAAACTAGTCCTAAACCCATTATCCTCTAGCTTTTTATATTGTTCGACTTTAAGCTCAACAGCCTTGGTATCGGTTGAAGCCAATCGCCCGTAATAACGCCCGTTTGATGAGAGGAATGTAGTGGGAATATCCCGCTCCAAGAGTTCCGCAATAGCATGTGTGGTGATCTGCGTTCCGCCAAATACCAGCACAGAATCAACTTTGATAATAGGGATGGTACTGGTGACATCTCGGCAACTGACCTTGAAGCACTCCCCTTCAACGCCCATAATGGCTCCCAATTCCATAAGATATAATGCCGGCATAATTTATCCTTTCTACAACCTTCTTGCGATCCCCATTCCCATAGTGGTCTTAGCCCCGACTCCACTCCAAAAAATATAATCTGCCAGTAAATTCCATAGGGCACGATAAAAACTATCCGACTTGCTGGTATCGGTAAATTCTACCTCCCCCACAAAGCCCGCATATTTATATTTATCAAAATTCCACATGCGCGTTTTTAATTCATACCGGGAGACCATACAGTTCTCCTCCAGCCAGGACAAGAAATCTTTACGATCAATAGATATCCCTGACAGGGTATCCCATTTTTCCAGAGTGGTATGAAAAAGGATCCTGGGTATGGGCAACAGCAAATAATTATCTTCCTGTTTAAATGTCGTCGGCGTAAAAAAAGATATCGTTATATTCTTGCATATCCCCTCCTGGCGTATGATGTACTTGTCATATAAGCGTTTATGAGCGGAAGAGCCAGACCAGGAATGCCCCGCAGAATCCAGAATCACATCTTGAATGATCATCTCATTATCACCAATCACGCAGGTTTTACCCCTACTGCCTGACAAAAATGTCATCAGTTTGGAGGATAGTTCTTCATTAAGCGAAGTAAAACGGAACCAGTATTTTTTGTTTGGATCAAGTCCATTATGGCCACGGGCTACAGGGCTAAAATTGCCATGCAACGGCGATACGGTAAATGGCTTTGCCCGGTTATCTCCATGCAGCTTTAGTGCCAGGTCCGCGTCACAAGTCCTTAGTAAATTAAAAAAAAGACCGTGAATATAATTGCCGGTTGAGGTCGGCAACACGCATTGTTTCAATGGGGAGATTTCGATAACAGCAGATAACAGCATTTTAGTGCCTCGCAATCAATAAATTGTACATTTCGTTATCGTAATAGACTTTTCTAAAACGATGCACAACGATATGAAAAACAACAAGATATACAGGAATCGGTGCCGCGCCTGTCAGGGTAATTTCTGACCGGTCTTCGATGCCAGCCATGAGGTCACCGGCATTGCGACCTATCTGGTTAAGTACATCATCGCTGAGATCAATTGCAAGCCGACCTCCCGCTTCATGGATAGCAACCCCTTGGTATAAGTCGGCATTATTTAACGAAATATCAAGCTTCATACTTCTTCTATTTCCTTTCTAATCTGCTGCTTTTTTCTTTGTCTGGTATCCATCTTGGCCTTGCCTGTAGGAATAATCGAAGGCCGATAAAAACCAAAAGACGGGTTCTGTTCCTTTGCTTTTTTGTACCTATCTTTTTTGTTTGATTTCATGATGCATTCCAACCAGCTAGGGATTGTCATTAACATAATCATGTGCGCCGTATTTTCTCAAATACAGTTTACCAGTGCTTGCAACACAGCTCACTCTTCGCTCTTGCGTTACGCGAAAATGCCCAATGGGTAATCCATTGTATTTTTTGTTTTCAAAGTTTTCATATTGTAAGCCTCCATCCTTTTTTAACTGAGAGGTATCACCTTTTTTCATCAATTTTTGGACCTTATAAAGTACTTCCTGCAATTTGACCTTTTCATCGGCGCTCACAATACTCTTAAAATCATTTTTAAAGTTATTCTCATATACCAAACCTGGCCATTCAAGTAATCTATCGAAAAAAACATCTGATTTATTTTTTTCCCACATGATCAGTCCCCAGGGAGAAAGAATACTCCCTTCCTTTTCAGTATCAAGGAAAATATCATCAATCCCGGCAGGGAGATCCGCAATTATTTCGGCATCTGCCATGATCATAAATTGATTCGGATATTTTTTCATCGCACTAGTCTCCAGTTTTATTGGCAGTTTTGGGATGGATACCAGGTCACTATCCTCACCTTCAAAAATATATGAGATTTGGGCATTACTGAGCATAGCTATAGCGGTAACAAAACCCTGCACAATTTTAAACCCACCCGAAGAATTAAATATCAGGTCAATGCCTGGGTCATTAATGTATCTCATATCATCAGAATAAAACCATCTCACTAATTCGCTAATTCCTTTAAAAAAAACTTTGCTATTTGATGAAGTCAGATACCTTATTTCAACTATTTCCGCATTATGAATATTAATTCCAGTTAAGTATTCTTTTATCAGTCCAGCTGTTTGTCTACATTGATAAGTATCTGTAACGATAAAATAATAAATGTCTTGATGCGCTAATCCTACACGGCTAAGACCATTTAACTCTGCAGATAGTTTTTTCGCATTTTCTAAGCTATACCCCAAAAGACTACATCTTGCTTCATCGATATAGTTATTTACAATCCGCTTCTCTTCAGGAGCATATTCTCCTTCTCGATAATTAGCAGTTTTTGCTAATAACTTACGATCACAGTCTTTCAGATTAGATAATAAAGATGTACCTACGGTACTGATTATTACACGCATTACGCTGCTCCTTTACTGTCTCCACTAGTATCCCAGGCCATAAAAAAAAAATACACCTTTATAGTTCTGACTATTCCCACACGATATTCCCCTCAATCGTTTTTATATACGTCGATAGGCTTTCAATCACTGACTGGACTAGCATAACGATAAAAATATCTGCATCGCCAGTATCACAATAATGCTCGACCGAAGAAATGTACCGGACTCGGTCTTCTATATGAATAACAGCCGGAGGATAGCCATTTTGCATCAAAACAAGATTCATAAGCAGCCGAGCTGTCCGACCGTTGCCATCAACAAAAGGATGTATCTTGACCAATCCCAGATGGAACAATGCGGCTAATTCAATAGGATGGAGATCTGAAGATCTATTCCTGTATTCCCGCAGCATTTCTTGTATTAATGTCGGGAGCATGGCTGATTCAGGAAATTGTTGAATCACTCTGTTCTGTCTCTTAACGTAGACCTGCTCGATCCTGTATCGCCCAGCATTATTATCATCTATTCCTCGTAGTATCAGTCCATGGACATGGAGGATCTCTTCTTCGGATACAATGTATGGAGCACGCTTTGTCAATGTTTCGATATAATCAAGCGCGGCTTTATGATTGGTAACCTCCACGTGCTCGCGAAGTGGTTTACCACCGATAGTAATACCTTCACGCAATACCAACTTGGTCTCCGAGTAGGTCAAGGTATTACCTTCGATAGCATTCGAATTATAGGTCAGGTCCAGGTCAAAAAGCTTCTTCAGCCGACTCGTCTGAGTTTGTGATAACGGCCGCAATATATCCAATTTAGCTTTCAGTTCATCAGCGTTTAACAATGCCTCGCTTGCTTCTTTCATTAGGTTCCCTCTTTTTCATAATCTTTTTTTATGATTATTTATCATATCTTTCAGAAATGCAAACCAATTAAGTTGGGTCTGAACAATTTGACTTAGCAGAAGGTTGTCATTATTCTTGTAGAATAGATTTGATTTTATCAACCTTTTTTTGTTGTTTATCAGATAACTTACCCGCCCATTTACCCACCATACAAAAATAATCTTTTATCGCTTTTGCTAAATTTGTTTTATTATTTTCCTTATAAGCATCAATCTTATTGAATTCATTCATAACAATATTAATATTTGTTTCTGAAGAATCAAAATGACTAATCTGATAAATCAACCTGTCAAAATCAGACATATCATCCAGTTTCTTTTTCTCAAGTTCTGCCTCTTGTTTCTTTAGTAAGTCCAGTTTTTTTCCCTCATCTACTCGTCTCTGCTCCTCTTCATGTCTTGCTCTCACCTTTTCCATTGATAGGCTTGCAAGTCTTCTGGAATCATGCAATTGATCTTCGTAATTCTCTCGGCGAATTGAGACTTCTTTTCGGTAATCCCGATAGGAGCTTTCATCTATTGCCTTAATGGCACACCAAGCCATCGGCAGATTATCAATGGTCCATATAGTTGTCTGTATTTTTTCTCTGTTAGACCTATTTTTAACAGTGATTTCCTGATCTGGATGAAGGGTTCGGGAATATGCACCGCTATGCAGTCCAAGCTTAAAAAAAGCTGTTCCAGGAGATTTATCCGGCAAATCAAAATTGAGTCCATCATAGTACAGTTCTTTTGTTTCCTTTACCTTTACATCGTAAGCATAAAAATCATTCAAATACTCAAAAAAATCATTTGAGAATTTATCCACGTCTTTACCGGTTATTTCCTTATATTTAGAAGAATATCCGCCAATCAGTCTAGTTAATCTTACCTTACCTACAAATTTCGTATTTTTGATAACATACTCCAAGTTACCAAGCTGTTTAGGTTTAGCAGGCTTCTGATGAGAATAATGTGCGGTTTTAATACCACAACAGTCCAGCGAACCAATCACATCAAAATCTGATACAGATATCATCTGACCGATTACATTCGGCATATCATGTTGGATATCATGCTTTAGGTTATTTGAGTAATTATCCAAATAAAATCTAGATATCCCACTGTTGACGAATGCCGTCATAAAAGCACCCTTAACCGTACTTCCGGGCAAGATCGGTTCATTATAAAAAGCAGTTCGTATTATTCTGGCAATCTCCGGATATTCCTTTGTTGTATGTAGCGCACCTACATGGGTTACGACATACGAGGATAAAGTATCCTCAAATTCTCTTGTTATAATTTTTTTTATTTCCATCAAGGCATTTGCTCCACTACCGCGACAAACAGCACCGAATTCCTTCCATCTCTGATCAAACTGCATTAGGTGCGCTGTAAATTTATCCCTATCAACAACAAATAATTTATCGTTTTTGATTACATAATCTGTAGGAACATAATCTTCTCCCATCCCGATATGCACAGGGGTCAACACTTCGATTTCCAGTGGTATTTCAATAAATGGCATTTTTATCATGCAAGGCCCTCCAGGTTTACAAATAACGGGAATAGACAAGCTTGATGCACATGCCCCTCCTGCTCAGATGCATTGCGATTATATTCTCCGTAGTATTTTCTTTTTTCTTTGACCTTAAAAATGCTTCCCTGTGTATACATTTGAATTGGATTCTTTAGATAACGGGAGCCTCGTCCATGCCTGGAAAACTTGGTGATTGTTTTACCATATAACAACTCACATGCATCATCCGGTAGACCATTTGAAAGGGAGATAAAATGCGTTTGATTTGCATGCATCGGCAAATCATTTGGTACAAATTCCACACTAAAACATCCTTTACCGATGCTCTTGTCTTTACCTATACCAAATACAGACATCTGTTCTATCGTTTCCTTGACCTTATTTTCAGGAAGACTGGACTCATCAAACATGATGTAAAACACCATCAGAGCACTCTCAGGATAAAAAATTTCCCTATCTGAAAATAATGCACCTTCAAGCACTGTTCCGGTATTGCGATTAATAGCGCTTCTGGTAATAATTTGCGTTTCAGCTTTTATTTCATTGTTATCAACTGCTTGTTTTTTGAACTCCAGAATGCTTTCCTGAGTAAGTTTGCCAGCGAAACAGTTTAATGGCAAATACTGTACTTTTTTTAATTTTTTTACATCAGCGTATTTTTCTACCGTGTCAAAATCTGGTTCACCACTCGGCAATACAGGACAAGGCAGCATCTCCAATGGAAAAATATTGGAAAAGACAATGTCCGTATTTTCGATGATTTTCTTAAGGTCAGCTTCGCCATATTTATCGAGGTAATTCCAGCAGAACGCCCCAAAAAGCGTATCGCTATGTATTGCAGAAGAAAAAGATGAAACTGGTTTAATTATGGCTTTTATTATTTTCATGCCTTATTCCAATTCTCAAATTGTTTGAGGTATTCTCCAAAATTTACATCATCTAAAGTATCATTATCCAATTCAAAAGCTATTCGCCCATTTCCTCGTGATCCACCCCCACCAAGACAATCCATCTGAAGTAGATATAACCCTAATTTCAGGAATGCCTTCATCTGTTCTTTATCGTCGCCATCAAATACTTTCATAACCACTCGAAACCCAAACTCTGCTCCAGCCGGTACACGCTCCACCTGTCGTATTCCACCGCCTTTTGCTGTTCCTTTTTTCCGATCAATAACCACTTCATATTTTGCTTCAGTTAATGCATTCATACTACGCAAAAGTTCGTCATTAGACATAGCACAATCCGAAATAATTAATCTGGTCGGCCCGCCATTATAATTGGGAGAAACGCCGCCATTACCAAACATTTTACATATTAACAAGCCTTGAATATCTTTTTTTTCAACATCTCCATCAATTTTATCCAACTTATAAGGAGAATCAATATTCATTTTATTAAAATACTGTTCCAATAAACATCTCATTTTACCTTTCAAAGAGGATCCGGGAATATATGGGACGTTAGTAAGTGGATTTTTTATTACAGGAGAATCAATACCCCCAATATGAATCTCATCATTGCCAGCACCAATATGCAAGCCCGATTCCAGTTTTATTTTACCCTTGAGTTCAACAAATTCATTCAATTTCATTTTTCATCATCCTTTCAAATTATTTACCAAAATATGCGATAACTGACTCAAACAGACTACAAAATACTTTAAAATCATCCAGATCATTCACCTGCTGAATACTTTTCTTTATATAATCAGAAAAATTGTCACCAGTTATAAGCTTCCTTGCTTTTGAGTATGCTACTTTTGCATTAATCATATTTAAATATGGCAACTGTTTTTCAAATTCCAACTCTTTATCTTTGGCATTATTAATTTTGCTACTAATTACGACTACATCATTGTAAAAGCGTCTAATTTGATTTTTATCTAATTCTCTCTTTTCATTTCCACGATTATCTTTAAATGAAATACTTTTTATTATTTCTTCTGCTTTAACTGAAAACAAATCAATTGTTATCTGTTGCTTCCCCTTATCTTTCCAAAATACTATCTCTACCACAATTATTTCCTCCTTTATATTTTCCAGACATGATCCAAATTATTCCCGTTCCTCATATATCATTTTACTCATAGGGATTTTGAGCCGAGTACCCCACTTTTTTATCTCTTTGCTTAAATCTAGCAAATCCCTTTGCAATCCCAGGTTACTTTCTTTTTCATTTTTATAATTCTTAGCCGTAATATAATGAAACAATGCTTGCCACATACTATCTCTAGGATCATGCCCATCAGCCATTTCTGCGAAATGTAGGATTTTATAAAAATACTGTGTCGGTAGTCCTTCTTTAATTTGGGTTTTATACTTTCCTTCAATATCTTCAATCGTTTTTTGAAACTTCATCAAATCATCATATTCATTCCAACTTGCAGTTTGGCCAAACATGGAGAACGCATTTTTGCCTTTGTTCTTTGATAACTGCAACTGTTCTTCAGAAATCTCAGCCATTTTTGGTACAGGCAACGATGGTTTCGCCAAAACAACCCCCATAGACAAATGAATATTAGGATTATCTCCTACAAATTTAGCAAAATTATAATTAATCCAACCAGCCAAATCCATCATCTGATTCCATGAACCAATTAAGAACAGATCATCTCCACCGGCAAACACCGTATAAACATTAAGATCTTTCTTTTTAACATGATCAATTAATACCACGGTAAAAAAATAATCTAGCATTCGGGAAAGTGAAGCATATTTGGAAAAGGAGGCTTTATTAATTGGTAAATTTTCTTTGTTTATTTCTGTAAAACCCTTAGAAAAAATATATCCAAGATTGTCCACGTCTGCCTTAATAATCCCTAGGAAAGGCTTACCCTTTTCAGTATCTTTGTTAAGAGCCTGATAGGCAATATGGGCAAATGTCTTCGGAAATCCCGGATTAAATTCATTATTATCAAACTGTTGCTCTGTCATATTGGCAAATCTATTATCATTCATATCTTCGCTGGTTAGCTCAGGCATATTGCCGGCATATCTTTTAATGGGATAATTTTTATCAATTACATCAAGGTCATCTCGCAACGCAAAAAGATAATCAGCATTTTTATCTGCTTTAAAAGAAATATAATAATCACTCAATATTTTATGTCCGCGAACGGTCTTGCCTATCGATACATAATCTGCATTAATAATTTCTTTTCCAATTTGATCATAATCAGCGCATTGACTGCAAAAGATACCATCATGAACCGGATTGGCATTACAAGATTTACACAGCCCAGCGCTCTCAGTATTTCCTTGTGTGAAACCATCAATATAATCGGTAAACACTGGCGAATCAATATGATACTGTAGTTTCCTTTTTTCTACTTGAGAGGACAATTGCCTCATTTTTTTTGAAAACTTTTCATCCCCATCAATATGCGTATAAAAATCTTCTTCACACACTTCTACATAAGCAATATTCATACGAGTCTGTCCATAGGTACGCTGACGAAAATCGTGGTTAACTTCCGACTCAACGTCTTCGACAGCTTTTCTTGTGCTGGGCAGGTTGGGCGCTAATATGGTGAATTTCCCCCCGGCATTCATCACAATAGCTGCCGGAGTTAAACCAGTTTTGTCACACAACTTGTACGCCGCAATATCCGTAGCCACAGAAACAAAAAAAGACCTGGCCCTCAATATTTTTGCGGCATGAGAATGGTCTTTGAGATTAAAAATAAAATCCTGTATACCAGAGAAATCCCCCTGGATTAAAATAAATTTGCTTTGTTTGCTATCTCCTTCGACAATAGCCTTATACCTCAGAGAGTTTGAGTGTTTGTGATATGCATAAAGAGCATCTGCGAAGGTCGCGGTAGTTCTTGAATGATCAAACAAGGATACATTTGGGAGAACCTTATATGCTGAGGAAGGAATGCACCATGTGTATTTTTCTAGCAAAGATTGAACTGTCAAATAGTCCTGATTAAAATTTTTGATATCCAAATCCCTAAATATCTTCTTTGCTATAACTTTAAAATCATTGTATAGATCGGAATATAATTTTCGGGCTGATTCTTTAGAAACTGGATTACAGTTTTCAGGTGTTAGCGGCGCGAGATCGCACACAAGATTTTTACCGCTTCCCCCTAATATTTGCTCAAATATCGTTTCAAGCCTTGCGGCTTTATAATTCTGTTGATCCTTTGATAATCTATCTTTATTGTCTTCGGTATCTCTGTCGTATGCTTTGATACTATCCCGATCGAGCCCACTGGATAACCAATC
This window encodes:
- the cas2 gene encoding CRISPR-associated endonuclease Cas2 → MFVIVTFDIVQAPTRREMGRRIYRVAKVMKAFGHRVQKSVFECHLDNPQIETLKMRIMMEINIELGDNVRFYKVCNSCFEKIEVLGMEGVTEDQEVYIF
- the cas1 gene encoding CRISPR-associated endonuclease Cas1; amino-acid sequence: MPALYLMELGAIMGVEGECFKVSCRDVTSTIPIIKVDSVLVFGGTQITTHAIAELLERDIPTTFLSSNGRYYGRLASTDTKAVELKVEQYKKLEDNGFRTSFAKACVKGKILNSLYILKNLNRERKIPEVAEGIKRMYAIIGTLEEKDNLESIRGCEGSAAAMYFSIIPLLLKNRFGFSGRNRRPPKDPLNSLLSFIYTLLMYSVYTAVSITGLDPAIGYLHEYTDNRPALPLDLMEEFRALFADQVIIDLINHSMIDEDDFYEGDTEDKPVLINTDLRRKVVERFEKRLSTQVLYKGDNISYRRVLEMQARSLVRYIRTGEPYTPFIQQ
- a CDS encoding Fic family protein; translated protein: MKEASEALLNADELKAKLDILRPLSQTQTSRLKKLFDLDLTYNSNAIEGNTLTYSETKLVLREGITIGGKPLREHVEVTNHKAALDYIETLTKRAPYIVSEEEILHVHGLILRGIDDNNAGRYRIEQVYVKRQNRVIQQFPESAMLPTLIQEMLREYRNRSSDLHPIELAALFHLGLVKIHPFVDGNGRTARLLMNLVLMQNGYPPAVIHIEDRVRYISSVEHYCDTGDADIFIVMLVQSVIESLSTYIKTIEGNIVWE
- the csm5 gene encoding type III-A CRISPR-associated RAMP protein Csm5; this translates as MIKMPFIEIPLEIEVLTPVHIGMGEDYVPTDYVIKNDKLFVVDRDKFTAHLMQFDQRWKEFGAVCRGSGANALMEIKKIITREFEDTLSSYVVTHVGALHTTKEYPEIARIIRTAFYNEPILPGSTVKGAFMTAFVNSGISRFYLDNYSNNLKHDIQHDMPNVIGQMISVSDFDVIGSLDCCGIKTAHYSHQKPAKPKQLGNLEYVIKNTKFVGKVRLTRLIGGYSSKYKEITGKDVDKFSNDFFEYLNDFYAYDVKVKETKELYYDGLNFDLPDKSPGTAFFKLGLHSGAYSRTLHPDQEITVKNRSNREKIQTTIWTIDNLPMAWCAIKAIDESSYRDYRKEVSIRRENYEDQLHDSRRLASLSMEKVRARHEEEQRRVDEGKKLDLLKKQEAELEKKKLDDMSDFDRLIYQISHFDSSETNINIVMNEFNKIDAYKENNKTNLAKAIKDYFCMVGKWAGKLSDKQQKKVDKIKSILQE
- the csm3 gene encoding type III-A CRISPR-associated RAMP protein Csm3, giving the protein MKLNEFVELKGKIKLESGLHIGAGNDEIHIGGIDSPVIKNPLTNVPYIPGSSLKGKMRCLLEQYFNKMNIDSPYKLDKIDGDVEKKDIQGLLICKMFGNGGVSPNYNGGPTRLIISDCAMSNDELLRSMNALTEAKYEVVIDRKKGTAKGGGIRQVERVPAGAEFGFRVVMKVFDGDDKEQMKAFLKLGLYLLQMDCLGGGGSRGNGRIAFELDNDTLDDVNFGEYLKQFENWNKA
- the csm2 gene encoding type III-A CRISPR-associated protein Csm2 produces the protein MENIKEEIIVVEIVFWKDKGKQQITIDLFSVKAEEIIKSISFKDNRGNEKRELDKNQIRRFYNDVVVISSKINNAKDKELEFEKQLPYLNMINAKVAYSKARKLITGDNFSDYIKKSIQQVNDLDDFKVFCSLFESVIAYFGK
- the cas10 gene encoding type III-A CRISPR-associated protein Cas10/Csm1, yielding MKIKVEKVMDNKERNTVVLAALLHDVGKFRQRTGEQIANDYDESCCPVYNNRLTHLHAGHTAKCLRETDAPGEIIDIAARHHLGDTLLDEKEGYLTAIVKKADWLSSGLDRDSIKAYDRDTEDNKDRLSKDQQNYKAARLETIFEQILGGSGKNLVCDLAPLTPENCNPVSKESARKLYSDLYNDFKVIAKKIFRDLDIKNFNQDYLTVQSLLEKYTWCIPSSAYKVLPNVSLFDHSRTTATFADALYAYHKHSNSLRYKAIVEGDSKQSKFILIQGDFSGIQDFIFNLKDHSHAAKILRARSFFVSVATDIAAYKLCDKTGLTPAAIVMNAGGKFTILAPNLPSTRKAVEDVESEVNHDFRQRTYGQTRMNIAYVEVCEEDFYTHIDGDEKFSKKMRQLSSQVEKRKLQYHIDSPVFTDYIDGFTQGNTESAGLCKSCNANPVHDGIFCSQCADYDQIGKEIINADYVSIGKTVRGHKILSDYYISFKADKNADYLFALRDDLDVIDKNYPIKRYAGNMPELTSEDMNDNRFANMTEQQFDNNEFNPGFPKTFAHIAYQALNKDTEKGKPFLGIIKADVDNLGYIFSKGFTEINKENLPINKASFSKYASLSRMLDYFFTVVLIDHVKKKDLNVYTVFAGGDDLFLIGSWNQMMDLAGWINYNFAKFVGDNPNIHLSMGVVLAKPSLPVPKMAEISEEQLQLSKNKGKNAFSMFGQTASWNEYDDLMKFQKTIEDIEGKYKTQIKEGLPTQYFYKILHFAEMADGHDPRDSMWQALFHYITAKNYKNEKESNLGLQRDLLDLSKEIKKWGTRLKIPMSKMIYEERE